Proteins encoded by one window of Chryseobacterium aquaeductus:
- a CDS encoding peptide chain release factor 3 encodes MSDLIKEIEKRKTFGIISHPDAGKTTLTEKLLLFGGAIQEAGAVKSNKIKKGATSDFMEIERQRGISVATSVLAFEYKGYKINILDTPGHKDFAEDTYRTLTAVDSVIVVIDVAKGVEEQTEKLVKVCRMRNIPMLVFINKLDREGKDAFDLLDEVEQKLGLRVVPLSLPIGMGVDFQGIYNIWENNIQLFLEEKKQKVGEAIKFNDINDSSIDEVIGTKAAQNLREELELIQSVYPEFSREEYMNGDLQPVFFGSALNNFGVRELLDAFIEIAPMPQPKESETRMVKPEESTFTGFVFKIHANMDPKHRDRLAFVKIVSGTFKRNENYLLVREGKKMKFSSPNAFFADKKEVVDESFPGDIVGLHDTGSFRIGDTLTGGEKISFKGIPSFSPEHFRYINNNDPLKAKQLAKGIDQLMDEGVAQLFTLEMNNRKIIGTVGALQYEVIQYRLEHEYGAKCTYEPLSMHKACWVEADEKSEEYKEFARLKQRFLARDKYNQLVFLADSSFTIHMTQEKFPNVKLHFISEFKHV; translated from the coding sequence ATGTCAGATTTAATCAAAGAAATAGAGAAAAGAAAAACATTCGGAATTATCTCTCACCCCGATGCCGGAAAAACCACGCTTACAGAAAAGCTGCTTCTTTTTGGAGGTGCAATTCAGGAAGCTGGAGCCGTAAAATCGAACAAAATTAAAAAAGGAGCAACCTCCGACTTTATGGAAATCGAAAGACAGAGAGGGATTTCTGTGGCAACTTCCGTATTGGCATTTGAATATAAAGGTTACAAAATCAATATTCTCGATACTCCGGGTCACAAAGATTTTGCTGAAGATACCTACAGAACTTTAACAGCTGTTGACTCTGTAATTGTTGTAATCGACGTTGCAAAAGGTGTTGAGGAACAGACAGAAAAATTGGTGAAGGTTTGTAGAATGAGAAACATTCCGATGTTGGTTTTCATTAATAAGCTTGACCGTGAAGGTAAAGATGCTTTCGATCTTTTGGATGAAGTTGAGCAGAAATTAGGTTTAAGAGTGGTTCCGCTTTCTCTTCCGATTGGTATGGGAGTAGATTTTCAGGGAATTTATAATATTTGGGAAAACAACATTCAGTTATTTTTAGAAGAAAAAAAGCAGAAAGTTGGTGAAGCGATTAAATTTAACGACATCAATGATTCTTCTATCGATGAAGTTATTGGTACAAAAGCTGCTCAGAATTTACGAGAAGAATTAGAATTAATACAATCTGTTTATCCGGAATTCAGCCGTGAAGAATACATGAATGGTGATCTGCAGCCTGTTTTCTTTGGATCTGCTTTAAATAATTTTGGAGTTCGTGAGTTGTTGGATGCATTTATTGAAATTGCACCGATGCCACAACCCAAAGAAAGTGAAACCCGTATGGTGAAACCTGAAGAATCTACTTTCACAGGATTTGTTTTCAAAATTCACGCAAATATGGATCCTAAACACAGAGACCGATTAGCTTTCGTGAAAATTGTTTCCGGAACATTTAAAAGAAACGAAAATTATCTGTTGGTAAGAGAAGGTAAAAAGATGAAATTCTCATCTCCGAATGCATTTTTTGCCGATAAAAAAGAAGTGGTAGACGAGAGTTTTCCGGGAGATATTGTCGGACTCCACGATACAGGAAGTTTCAGAATTGGCGATACTTTGACAGGTGGTGAAAAAATCAGTTTCAAAGGTATTCCTAGTTTCTCTCCGGAACATTTCAGATATATCAATAATAATGATCCTTTAAAAGCTAAACAATTGGCGAAAGGTATCGATCAGTTGATGGATGAAGGTGTTGCGCAGTTGTTTACCCTTGAAATGAACAACAGAAAGATTATCGGAACAGTGGGTGCACTTCAGTACGAAGTTATCCAATATCGTTTGGAGCACGAATATGGTGCAAAATGTACCTACGAACCACTTTCTATGCACAAAGCTTGTTGGGTAGAAGCTGATGAAAAATCTGAAGAGTATAAAGAATTTGCAAGGCTGAAGCAAAGATTTTTAGCTAGAGACAAATACAACCAATTGGTATTTTTGGCAGATTCGTCATTCACGATTCACATGACGCAGGAAAAATTTCCAAATGTGAAACTTCATTTTATCAGTGAATTTAAACACGTTTAA